The nucleotide window AATCTTGCCGAAAGTCTTGCTCGTAGTCCTCTTTAACGATGGTATACATCCGCTCAGCATCGTCCTTCTTCGTCGTTTCCAACAATTCATCTACTTGGACCGTTAACGTTTTGTTACCAAACTTAATAACCAGCTCATCTTTAGGCGCAACTTCACTAGAGGACTTGGCCAATTTCCCGTTGATCATGATTCGACCCTTGTCGGCAATTTCCTTGGCGACTGAACGCCGCTTGATAATCCGTGAAACCTTTAAATACTTATCTAATCGCATACTATTTTCCTCCGTGTTGGCTAAGTCTCTGCCATAATTTTAAAATTATTTTTGCGTGTGGAATGGCTAACCACTCCCGTACTGTGAGTAACTGCCAGCTCAGAGCTAGACTAAAGAAGATCCCAACACCCACGGGAATCGTGATGAGAAGTGCCCCACCAGCCGCTAAACGTTCAGTTGTCATTGCTGGCCAGATGTGTTCTAGGAACACTCCGACTGCTTGAACGCCTACCACCATTAGAATGGTGCAACCAATTAATTTGCGGATAAAGCCTTGCGTCCAAATACCTGAGCGTAATTCCTGTGCTGAACCATACCAGATGATTACAAACATCACACCTAAGCTCAGGACCGTCAACCAGCTCGCACCGTTACCACCAAAGTGTGCCACAACCCAATGATTACCGACCGCTTTCACAATTAAACCGCTGATCAAGGCAACAACCGTCAGCCGATAATCATTCTTACTTTGTAAGACACTGTTATACGTCTGAATCAACGTGGCCAAGATAATACTCAGCATATAGACTGCCAACATGTCCGACCCCTGCGTATTCCCAAATAGAAGCCGGTTAATCCACGGCATTAGACTAATCAGTCCAGCCGTAGCAGCCGACGCAATTACCAAGGCAATGTGCATCATAGTCGTTGTCAACTGCTTAAATGCCTGTGGTCGACCACGTTGTTGGGCCTCAGCTAGCGCAGGCAGCAATGATGTCGCAAATGCTACCGCCACCACCAATCCTAACTGAACCAGTGGCTGCGCCCGATCATAGACCCCTTTGAGGCTCTTCGCAGCTAGGTCACTCATCCCCCCAGCCACCAAACCGTTCTTGACGGTAAAGGAATCCACAAGTTGTAGGAGGACCATCATTGCCGTAAGCAGACACAGGGTGCCCCCCTCAACCAGCAGACGACGGCCGACGTGTGGAACCCGGTCCATGATGGCGCCACTGCGTTGCCGCCACCGCGGGAGCACGAGCAATGCTGCAACTGCGGCCACTGTTCCACCACTCAACGCCCAAGTTCCCATCCGGTACACCGACCAATCGTGATGAACCGCCCAACCAGCGGCCACTAGAATCACGATGACCCGAACCAACTGCTCAATGACTTGTGAACGCGCCGTTGGCAACATGTTGAACCGCCCCTGATGGTATCCCCGCCCCACTGAGAGTGCGGGCATAAAAAGAAACATCCATGAAACCATCCGAATTAACGGCGCCAGCTGAACGTCACCCATGCCCCGAGCGATTGCCGAGGCTCCCAGCATCAATCCCCCAAAGAGAACAATCGCTAGGCCCCAGACCCACCGTGTCACCTGGCGGGCAACTTGCTGTTGACTGGGAAGGTCGGGAGCTTCCGCAATCAGCTTGGAAATAAAGACGGGCAACCCACTCAAGGCAAAAGTCATGCCAATGCCATAAAGGGGATACACCTGTTGATACACATAAAATCCCGTGTTGCCGACCATATTTTGAAAGGGGACCCGGTACACAGCACTCAGTAGCTTCGCAATAAACGCCGCTACCGAAAGAATCAGGGCACCCTGCAAGGTCGTATTTACATTGCGGTTGCCCATGGTTGGCCTCCTTAGTCTTCAGCCGCAGACTTGTCATCGTTTTTTGGCTTCGTGGTCACTTCCACGATATCCCGTAACGCAGCCATGAACTGTTGCAACTGCGGCAACCAGTCCGCCGTCTGCATCTTGGGCTGAATCACCAATTTGATGTGTAACCGATCGTCGTTGATGCCTACGGTAGCCTTTAAATCAGTTGCAGCTAAGGCCTTGAAAACATCCTCGCCACCTAAAATATTGGTTCCTCG belongs to Levilactobacillus yonginensis and includes:
- a CDS encoding polysaccharide biosynthesis protein, translating into MGNRNVNTTLQGALILSVAAFIAKLLSAVYRVPFQNMVGNTGFYVYQQVYPLYGIGMTFALSGLPVFISKLIAEAPDLPSQQQVARQVTRWVWGLAIVLFGGLMLGASAIARGMGDVQLAPLIRMVSWMFLFMPALSVGRGYHQGRFNMLPTARSQVIEQLVRVIVILVAAGWAVHHDWSVYRMGTWALSGGTVAAVAALLVLPRWRQRSGAIMDRVPHVGRRLLVEGGTLCLLTAMMVLLQLVDSFTVKNGLVAGGMSDLAAKSLKGVYDRAQPLVQLGLVVAVAFATSLLPALAEAQQRGRPQAFKQLTTTMMHIALVIASAATAGLISLMPWINRLLFGNTQGSDMLAVYMLSIILATLIQTYNSVLQSKNDYRLTVVALISGLIVKAVGNHWVVAHFGGNGASWLTVLSLGVMFVIIWYGSAQELRSGIWTQGFIRKLIGCTILMVVGVQAVGVFLEHIWPAMTTERLAAGGALLITIPVGVGIFFSLALSWQLLTVREWLAIPHAKIILKLWQRLSQHGGK
- a CDS encoding RNA-binding S4 domain-containing protein: MRLDKYLKVSRIIKRRSVAKEIADKGRIMINGKLAKSSSEVAPKDELVIKFGNKTLTVQVDELLETTKKDDAERMYTIVKEDYEQDFRQD